TACTTTTATTTTCAACCACTGGGCTAGCTTCTTCTTTGCTTAAAGTACTCATTAACTACCCTTTAAAGCCCTATTCCCAAATACACTAGCATGAATAATATAAAGATTTTCATTGAGTTTATATACCTTTGAGAGTGCTATTGCATTAGTTTTACTATTTGAAGAAGTACTAGCCTTTTCTAATTCCCCATTTGTATTAAATGCAAGCTTGTCACCAAAATTGATTGATGATTGGCTATCTTTCTTTACTACTAAATATCCTTCAAATTTTTCTGTTATTGGTACTACTGTTGCTATTTGTGTATAATCATCAATA
This DNA window, taken from Borrelia hispanica CRI, encodes the following:
- a CDS encoding DUF228 domain-containing protein: IDDYTQIATVVPITEKFEGYLVVKKDSQSSINFGDKLAFNTNGELEKASTSSNSKTNAIALSKVYKLNENLYIIHASVFGNRALKGS